The following nucleotide sequence is from Pseudonocardia sp. C8.
AGATCACCAGCCGGCTCGCGCACGCCCAGGGTGAGCTGCGCCGGCTCGACGACCTGCGCCGCCGCCTCGACGACGTCCCCGTGCTCTACGAGCTCGCCGAGGACGAGGGCGACACCTCCGCGGTCGCCGACGCCGACGCCGAGCGCGAGCGCCTGCGGTCCGAGATCGCCTCCCTGGAGGTCCGGACCCTGCTGTCCGGCGAGTACGACGCCCGCGACGCCCTGGTGACCATCCGCGCCGAGGCCGGCGGTGTCGACGCCGCCGACTTCGCCGAGATGCTGCTGCGGATGTACCTGCGCTGGGCCGAGCGGCACGGCTACGGCACCGACGTCTTCGAGACGTCCTACGCCGAGGAGGCCGGCATCAAGTCGGCCACGTTCGCCGTCCACGCGCCGTACGCGTTCGGCACGCTGTCGGTCGAGGCCGGCACGCACCGGCTGGTGCGGATCTCGCCGTTCGACAACCAGGGCCGCCGGCAGACGTCGTTCGCCGGCGTCGAGGTGGCGCCGGTCGTCGAGTCGTCGGACCACGTGGAGATCGACGAGAAGGACCTGCGCGTCGACGTGTTCCGCGCCTCCGGCCCGGGCGGCCAGGGCGTCAACACCACCGACTCGGCGGTCCGGCTGACCCACATCCCGACCGGCATCGTCGTGGCCTGCCAGAACGAGCGCTCGCAGCTGCAGAACAAGGCGTCGGCGATGACGGTGCTGCAGGCCAAGCTGCTGGAGCGGCGCCGGCAGGAGGAGCGCGAGCTCATGGACTCCTTCAAGGACGCCGGCTCGTCCTGGGGCAACCAGATGCGCAACTACGTCCTGCACCCGTACCAGCAGGTGAAGGACCTCCGGAACGGGCACGAGGTCAACAACCCGTCGGCGGTGCTCGACGGCGAGATCGACGACTTCATCGAGGCCGGCATCCGCTGGCGCCGTCAGCAGGCCGACGCGTCGTGAGGGCCGCGCTGCTCGCGGCGCTCCTCGCCGTCGTGCTGTGCGCCTGCACCGGTGCCGGACCCGTCGCGCCCGCCGGCCCGGCCGCCGCCGTGCCGCCCCCGCCGCAGGACGTCGTGGCCGGGGCCGTGCGCGCGCTCGCCGGCGCCGGGTCGGCCCGGGTGAGCGCCGCGCTCGACGGCGGCCCCACGGGCCCGGTCCGGGCCTCGGGCCCGGTCCGGCTGCAGCCGTTCGCCGCGGACCTCACGGCCACGCTCGGCACCCGCGGGGCGCAGGTGCGGGTGGACGGCGACGCAGCATGGCTGCGGCTCGGCGGCTCCGGGAACTGGCAGCGCCTGCCCGCCGGCGCGGTCCCGGTCGGGGCGCTGACCGGTGCCCTGCATGCCGCACCGGGCCTGCGCGACGTGGCCGAGCAGCCCGGCCGCGAGGACGTCGACGGGGTCCCGGCCGTCCGCTACACCGGCACCGTCGACCTCGCCGCCGCGCGGGCGGCCGCCCCCGGCCCGGACGCGGCGACCCGGCTGGACGAGCTGGCCGGGCTGGTCTCGCCGGCGCCGCGGTTCACCGCCTGGCTCGGGGCACCGGACGCCGCGGGCGCCGACCGAGGACGGCTGCTGCGCCTGCGCCTCGAGCCGGCCGGCGGGGCGGGCGCGCTCACCGTCGGCTTCGCCGAGCCCGGCCTGCCGATGCCCTGACGGGCCCGTGAGTACTTGGG
It contains:
- the prfB gene encoding peptide chain release factor 2, with translation MTPDVQADLKDLDTTLSSIEAVADVPALRQEIEELSEQAGRPDLWDDVEAAQKITSRLAHAQGELRRLDDLRRRLDDVPVLYELAEDEGDTSAVADADAERERLRSEIASLEVRTLLSGEYDARDALVTIRAEAGGVDAADFAEMLLRMYLRWAERHGYGTDVFETSYAEEAGIKSATFAVHAPYAFGTLSVEAGTHRLVRISPFDNQGRRQTSFAGVEVAPVVESSDHVEIDEKDLRVDVFRASGPGGQGVNTTDSAVRLTHIPTGIVVACQNERSQLQNKASAMTVLQAKLLERRRQEERELMDSFKDAGSSWGNQMRNYVLHPYQQVKDLRNGHEVNNPSAVLDGEIDDFIEAGIRWRRQQADAS